Below is a window of Thermodesulfomicrobium sp. WS DNA.
GGCCTCCACGCGCGCAAGCACCGGCAGCACCTCCCCTGGCCGCAGCGCCATCTCCACGGCGCAAGGCGCCTCGTACAGGAGCAGCCTCCGACCACTGCCGTGGGCGATGGCCGCGCGGATCACGAGGCATTCTCCTCGGAAGCCCGCAAACGCGCCGCCTCTAAAATGGCCTGGGCGCGCCGCCGCCCCAGACCAAGGGCCAGCAAATCCTCCTCCGTAGCGCCCGCAAGCTCAGCGATCCGAGCAAAGCGCTGGCGCAGGGCTGCGGCGGTCTTCGCCCCCACCCCGGGCAGGGATTCCAGTTCGGAAGCCAGGCCTCCCCGACGGCTTGCCCGCTGCCCGGAAAGGACAAAACGGTGGGCAGCATCCCGCACCCGCTGCAAAAAAAGGAGTTCCGGCGAACCCGGACGCAAGGGCAAGGGGTTCTTGCGGCCGGGCACAACGGCGCGGTCCTCCAGCTCGCCGGCCCGGCGGCTCGGCCCCTTGGCCACGCCCACAATGGCGCAGCCCACCTCGCCCAAGACACGGGCTACCGCCGCCACCTGGCCCTGGCCACCATCCACCACCACGAGATCCGGCCAAGGCGGTCCCGCGGCCAAGCGGCGCTGCGCCCACAGGGTAAGCGCCCGCAGATCGTCGCCCGTGCCCTCGGCTTCCGGCAGGGCGTAGTGGCGGTAGTGCTGGGGCACCGGGGCGCCGTCCTCGAACACCACCATACCTGCCCGCACCCCGTGCCCCTGGAGGTGTGAGATATCCACCCCTTCCACCCGCCGCACCTGCCGACCAGGGCCGACCACCGCCTCCCATGCAAGCTGCCGTGGCGCTGCCGTGGCTTCCCGGGCATTGGCTTGGGCCATGCGCATAAGCCCCCGCAGCCGCGTCCCCCGCATGGAGCGTAGCCGCACCGGGTGCCCGGCAAGCTCCGCCACGGCCTCCACCACCGTGGCGGGCAGCGCCGGCTCCGCCATTACGGCTGGCGGAATGAGGCGGCCACCGGCATAGAATTGCACCACCGCCGCCTGCAGGGCCTCGTCAGGCCCCGAAGCCGGCACCCGAAAGCGGCTCGCCCCCAATACCCGGCCCTGACGCACATACACCACGGCAACACCGACACTCTCCGCGGTTGGCACCGCACACCACACGTCCAAATCTTCCTCCAAGCCCGGTGCAACCACGGCCTGCCCCTCCACCGTGGCCTCGATGGCCCGAATCTGGTCACGCAGCTGCGCTGCCCGCTCAAAGGCCAAGGCTTGCGAAGCCTCGTGCATCTCGCGGCGCAACCGGGACAGCAATTCCGCGCTGTTCCCGCTGAGAAAAAGCTCCACCTGCCGCACCAAGGCGGCATATTCTTCCTGGGGGACTTCGAAACAGCACGGGGCCAGACAGCGCCCTATGTGATATTGCAGGCAGGGACGCACCCGATTGGCAAATACCGTGTCCCGGCATTTGCGCAGCATAAAAAGACGATCGATGATGCGGCGGGTATGGCGGGCTGCAAGGGCCGATGTGTAGGGACCAAAATAAGAAATGCCCGGCGACTTGTGCATCCGGCGTACGATGCGAAGTGCAGGATACGGATGCCTGTGATCGATGGCAAAGAGCAGATAGTTTTTATCGTCCCGTAAAACGATATTATATTTAGGCCGATGGGTTTTGATGAGGCTTGCTTCGAGGAGCAAGGCCTCTTTTTCCGTGGCCGTGCAGATGGTCTCCAAACTTTCCGCACGCCGCAGCATGGCCTGGGTCTTCATGGGAAGACGCGCAAGGGCAGTGTACGAGGCCAGCCGACGCCGCAGGTCCTTGGCCTTGCCCACATAGAGCACTTCCTGCCCGGGAGCGCGAAAGAGATACACGCCAGGCTGCGAAGGATATTGCGTCGGATCGACCAAATACATCAAGCCCCCCCTGTCTCGGTCATCAGACCGGGGGACTTGTGCCTGGGGGAGGCAAAGGGGGTCAAGGCCCAAGAGGGGCCTAGCCGCGGCGATCCACGGCAACGGCGGCGCCGGTCACCAGGCCGGCGCCGACTCGATATCCCTGCGCCCGCTTGCCGTGCTGACGCACTGCAGCCAATTGCCCCTCCAAGGCATGGCGCAATGCCTGGGCCTGCGCCTGAAGATGGGCCTGGGTGCGGGCCATGGCCGCAAAAGGCAAGGCCTCGCCGTGCGCCAAGGCGGTCTCGAGCAATTGGAGGCGCTGCCGCGCCAAGGCAGCGGCCACAGCCTCCTTTCCTTGGGCCAACGCCTCTTCCTCAGCCCGGGCCAACTCCTCCCAGCGCACCACGGTCTCAACCATGGGCAACCGCCTTCATGCTCTCCCGCAACTGCGCCACCACGGCCTTGGTCTTTTCCACCAAGGGGAGAAATTCGTATTCCAAAAGGTCTGCGAGCAAAATCCAGTCTTCGTTTTCCTGAATCTCGATCATCTCGGAAAACAAAGCGGAGAGATCCTTCACAGACTGCTCGAATGCAGGCAGCTCCTGCAAAGAAAACTCTGCACGCAGTACACCAACCATATTGAGGAAATTACGGCATACTTCCGTGAGATCCGAATACATCTCCAGAGCAGAGCCATCATCGGCCAAACGGAAAAGTTCTGCTGTGCGTTTGGCGGCTTTCTGCATCAAGGAAATGACTTTGTAGAGTTCCCTGGCGATACTCATCCCCATTTCCGTTACGGAAATCGAGACGACTTCCACTTTGTCCACAAAAGAGATATCGACGTCTTCGGCCTGGTGCGGATAGATTTCCGAAAATGCCTCACCGTTGACAAAGACATCGGTGACAATCCGGCCCTGCATGCGGCCATCTTCCATGACCCGCTCCAGCACCTGTTCGAGGTTGGCAAACTGCTTGAGTTCCAAGGACGACTGCTGGCCATCCACAATAATCATGACTTCCTCCTGGCGGCAAAAGGTTCTGGGACTGGCAAGCGCTATTCAAGCTTGATGCCAACCACGGTCGCCATGGCCTGGAGCATGTCCCGGAAACGGCGCGAACGCCCCGCAAGGGCCCGCAAATCCTGTTGGCTGCGCCAGGTCAGCTGCCAGAGTACCCCCAGGGGAGCGAGCTCCGGTACGGCGAGCAACGTGTCTTCCACCCGCTGGCAATGGGGCATGAGCTTGCGGCCCAGGGAGGCTGCGCCGTGCAAGGCCAAGGCCTCGGCCTGGGCTGCCACGACGGCAAGAAACCCTGCGGCCGCCGGTAAACCCTTGCGCAGCCGCGCTGGCGCCGACTCCATGGCCTGCGGCTGGGCAAGGAGCGGAAGGTCGTCAAGAAATTGGCGATACAGGGGCCGCACCATGGCGGTCCACTGCGGCCGCCACAGGCAGCCGTGTCCGGAGAGGGATTCAAGGTCCCAAAAGCCCGCCGCGTCCCGCGTCACCCGCCACACCCGGGCCCCAGGCGGACCCGATGCCGGCCAGTGCCCATGTTCCACCCATTGGGCCACGGCCATGCCGACCTCCGTTCCCGGGAGATGGCCGCGGCAGGCGCGCTCGTGCGGGCAGGGGGTTCCGAAGGCGCATGGGTGGCAGTCCAGATCCGGTTCCAGGCAGATGGTCCCCTCCTGGGCGGGGCCGGTGTCCCACGGCTGGGCCGTGGCCAAAAAGATCGCCACCACCGGCACCCCCAAGCCGGCAGCCAGATGCATGGTCCCGGTGTCGTTGGTCAAAAGCGCCTGGCACTGGGCAAGGACCGCCGCCAATTGGCCAAGGTCTGTCTGTCCCACCAGGCTTGTGCAGGGAAAATCCGCCAGGGCCAAAAATTGCTCTGCCAAAGGGCGCTCGCCCCCTGCGCCCACCAGAACCGGCATGCGGCCGCTTTCGGCATATATGGCGCGTGCCGCAGCCACAAAGCTCGCCACCGGGTAACGCCGGGATGGGTGACTGGCCCCCAGTTGGATGGCCACCCGCCCCGCCGCCCACGGAGCAAGCGCCGGCGTCTCTTGAGGAGGGGCGGCAAGGCGCGAATGTACCGGAGGCGCAACCCCACTCATACGCGCCATGATATCCACGAGGTTGAATGGACTGCAGCCGCGATGGGCGGAGACCGCCTGGAGAAAATCCGCCCACCTGGTGGTGGCATAGCCAAAGCCCTGGCTGTCCACCACAAAGCCATCCTGCGCCGCTCCGGCGGTCTCGGCCAAAAAACGGGAAAGCAGACGGGAAGATACCGTGGGCGTCAGATTGATGACCCGTTGCGGGGAAAAGGCGCGTACCGCCTCCTGCAACCGCCCGAGTTGCCGCAGGGCATCCGGCCAACAGCGATCCATCTGCGCCAAGAGCCCTGCCCCGGGCAGGACGAAGACCGCATCCAGCCCCGCAAGGAGCCGGGCTGCATCGGCGAAGGCATCCACGCATACCAACCCCACCGCACTCCCCTGCTCCCGCAGACCGTGAATTACTCCTTGGGTTTGGATGAGGTCGCCAAAACGGGTGAGGTTGAGCACCAAGGTGCGGCCAGAGCTCATTTCCCCCTCAATACGGCGTCACGATACGCCTCGAAGCGGCTGGAGGCACGCAAGGCCGTAAGCACCACGGCAACAAAGCTGAACACCAGGATGCACACGTTGAGCACCTGCCAGCGATCGGCGTGGACCACCTGCCCCAAGGCCGTTCCCGGCGGCACCAGCAGCGCAAGACCAAAGGCCACCGCCGCGGCGACGAGTAGGGCACCAATTTCAAAGACCAAAAGATACCGGCCCGCCAAAAGCAAAAAGAGGGTCCCATTGCGCACCCCCTGCAGCCATAAGAGCTGACGTTCCAGAAACTCCAACCCTGCTTCCGCCTGGTTGAGGGCCTCGTGCCCCTGATGAAATTTTTCCGGC
It encodes the following:
- the uvrC gene encoding excinuclease ABC subunit UvrC, with translation MYLVDPTQYPSQPGVYLFRAPGQEVLYVGKAKDLRRRLASYTALARLPMKTQAMLRRAESLETICTATEKEALLLEASLIKTHRPKYNIVLRDDKNYLLFAIDHRHPYPALRIVRRMHKSPGISYFGPYTSALAARHTRRIIDRLFMLRKCRDTVFANRVRPCLQYHIGRCLAPCCFEVPQEEYAALVRQVELFLSGNSAELLSRLRREMHEASQALAFERAAQLRDQIRAIEATVEGQAVVAPGLEEDLDVWCAVPTAESVGVAVVYVRQGRVLGASRFRVPASGPDEALQAAVVQFYAGGRLIPPAVMAEPALPATVVEAVAELAGHPVRLRSMRGTRLRGLMRMAQANAREATAAPRQLAWEAVVGPGRQVRRVEGVDISHLQGHGVRAGMVVFEDGAPVPQHYRHYALPEAEGTGDDLRALTLWAQRRLAAGPPWPDLVVVDGGQGQVAAVARVLGEVGCAIVGVAKGPSRRAGELEDRAVVPGRKNPLPLRPGSPELLFLQRVRDAAHRFVLSGQRASRRGGLASELESLPGVGAKTAAALRQRFARIAELAGATEEDLLALGLGRRRAQAILEAARLRASEENAS
- a CDS encoding glycosyltransferase family 9 protein translates to MSSGRTLVLNLTRFGDLIQTQGVIHGLREQGSAVGLVCVDAFADAARLLAGLDAVFVLPGAGLLAQMDRCWPDALRQLGRLQEAVRAFSPQRVINLTPTVSSRLLSRFLAETAGAAQDGFVVDSQGFGYATTRWADFLQAVSAHRGCSPFNLVDIMARMSGVAPPVHSRLAAPPQETPALAPWAAGRVAIQLGASHPSRRYPVASFVAAARAIYAESGRMPVLVGAGGERPLAEQFLALADFPCTSLVGQTDLGQLAAVLAQCQALLTNDTGTMHLAAGLGVPVVAIFLATAQPWDTGPAQEGTICLEPDLDCHPCAFGTPCPHERACRGHLPGTEVGMAVAQWVEHGHWPASGPPGARVWRVTRDAAGFWDLESLSGHGCLWRPQWTAMVRPLYRQFLDDLPLLAQPQAMESAPARLRKGLPAAAGFLAVVAAQAEALALHGAASLGRKLMPHCQRVEDTLLAVPELAPLGVLWQLTWRSQQDLRALAGRSRRFRDMLQAMATVVGIKLE